A single genomic interval of Syntrophorhabdales bacterium harbors:
- a CDS encoding PEP-CTERM sorting domain-containing protein — MSKLPLVLVAVIWLWAGTAGPVLADTLNLQTLPASTYENYYVGPVQGNLNGGARTGFVCDDFATETFVPGSFAVHVSTLSDLTQTKFGALPDAATKYQEVSWLLGQMNSNPAQTGPIQFAIWHIFTPSTPMVAGEQDWLNAAASFNPAGWDLSSVRIYTATDSVNQEFISGDPRSSVPEPAVVFLLAFGMVGMGLLTMRSRRKTASDAP; from the coding sequence GTGAGTAAATTACCGCTAGTCCTGGTTGCCGTGATATGGTTATGGGCAGGTACTGCAGGCCCGGTCCTGGCCGACACACTGAATCTGCAGACCCTTCCGGCGAGCACGTACGAAAACTACTATGTCGGCCCGGTACAGGGGAACCTTAACGGAGGTGCGCGAACCGGTTTCGTGTGCGATGACTTCGCGACTGAAACCTTCGTGCCAGGTTCTTTCGCGGTACATGTCAGCACCTTGTCTGACCTGACCCAAACGAAGTTTGGTGCGCTTCCCGATGCCGCAACAAAGTATCAGGAAGTGAGCTGGCTCCTTGGCCAGATGAACAGCAACCCGGCTCAAACGGGGCCGATTCAATTTGCCATCTGGCACATCTTCACACCATCCACCCCCATGGTGGCGGGAGAACAGGATTGGCTCAATGCGGCTGCTTCTTTCAACCCTGCAGGATGGGACTTGAGTTCTGTGCGCATCTATACGGCCACCGACAGCGTGAATCAGGAATTCATCAGCGGCGACCCGAGGTCTTCTGTTCCGGAGCCGGCAGTGGTCTTCCTGCTTGCCTTCGGTATGGTTGGCATGGGTTTGCTCACCATGAGGAGCCGGAGAAAAACTGCTTCAGATGCTCCTTAA
- a CDS encoding DUF523 and DUF1722 domain-containing protein encodes MEKIKIGISTCLLGEKVRYDGGHKLDRYITETLGQFFEYIPVCPEVEYGLPIPRESLRLMGDPSAPRLVTTRTGIDHTDGMRKWAERKLDELEREGLSGFIFKSRSPSSGLKGVKVYTPSGMPSHSGVGIFAAAFTRRNPHLPVTDEGRLHDPALREIFIDSVFVYRRWQQLLQKGGHAKDLVAFHTELKLLLLSHSPKHYGLLGQIVARAGSLNSDELHAAYGSLLMQALRLQATASKNTNVLLHAVGYFKKKLTNEEKEELLEVIETYRKRYLPLIVPVTLINHYIRQYREPYLGRQFYFNPSPVELMLRNHT; translated from the coding sequence ATGGAAAAAATTAAGATCGGTATCAGTACGTGCCTTCTCGGGGAGAAAGTTCGCTACGATGGCGGACATAAACTGGATCGCTACATAACGGAAACACTCGGGCAGTTCTTTGAATATATTCCCGTGTGTCCAGAAGTCGAGTACGGACTTCCGATCCCGAGGGAGTCTCTCAGGCTCATGGGAGATCCTTCGGCACCAAGGCTGGTCACGACACGCACGGGCATAGATCACACAGACGGCATGAGAAAATGGGCGGAGAGGAAGCTGGACGAACTGGAACGGGAGGGACTCTCCGGGTTCATCTTTAAGAGCCGCTCTCCGAGCTCAGGCCTGAAAGGCGTGAAAGTCTACACGCCGTCGGGCATGCCGAGTCACAGCGGCGTCGGGATTTTCGCTGCAGCATTTACGCGTCGAAACCCGCACCTGCCGGTGACTGACGAGGGAAGACTGCACGACCCGGCTCTCCGTGAAATCTTCATCGATTCTGTTTTTGTGTACAGACGCTGGCAGCAGCTATTGCAGAAAGGCGGACATGCGAAGGATCTTGTTGCTTTTCACACTGAACTGAAATTACTCCTGCTGTCCCACAGTCCTAAGCATTATGGGTTGCTCGGACAAATAGTAGCAAGGGCAGGGTCATTGAATAGTGATGAGCTTCATGCTGCTTACGGCAGCCTTCTTATGCAGGCTCTCCGACTTCAGGCGACAGCTTCCAAGAATACGAACGTGCTCCTCCATGCCGTGGGCTATTTCAAAAAAAAGCTGACCAACGAAGAGAAAGAAGAACTGCTCGAGGTCATCGAGACGTACCGGAAAAGATATCTCCCGCTCATTGTGCCTGTAACGCTCATTAATCACTACATAAGGCAATACCGGGAACCGTACCTGGGGCGGCAGTTCTATTTCAATCCATCCCCTGTTGAACTGATGCTGAGAAATCACACCTGA
- a CDS encoding ABC transporter substrate-binding protein, which translates to MKKGLVLTSVVLFLVVLYGTCGLVYGQENAWRIGTILPLTGPLAKNGIKNFDGVKIATDMINDQGGVLGKKVVLVSADAPDPQAAASEANRLITNEKITAIIGTQASTLSMAATVVAEKAKVFYLENEGISSGITSRGFKYTFRSTFDSDMMAYQMIDFAADVIAPAIKKTDKNLRLAIVQEDGGFGTSTGKGLTDRAKARNLNVVTTEVYSAKSVDLSGMVMKLKQAKPDIVLAAQYINDSILFHRQAKELKFNTIVIGTTAGQGNPDFVQAFGKGADGVMAGGIPSEISVQRLTAQQKKDADEFVKRYKDSHNGEYPNPTSFVGFAGAWILYKFILPKAGSLDADKLREAALSLDIPRGKGVLNWGVKFAKPEEKNAGQNLYASAGLNQWQNGELKLIYPKEIASADFKLVK; encoded by the coding sequence ATGAAAAAGGGCCTTGTGCTTACGTCGGTCGTACTTTTTTTAGTTGTTCTATATGGAACATGCGGTCTCGTGTACGGACAGGAAAATGCGTGGCGCATAGGAACAATTCTCCCGCTGACCGGGCCGCTCGCCAAGAATGGTATCAAGAACTTCGATGGTGTAAAAATCGCCACAGACATGATCAATGATCAGGGCGGAGTTTTGGGGAAGAAAGTAGTGTTGGTCAGTGCTGATGCGCCTGATCCTCAAGCCGCCGCAAGCGAGGCCAATCGCCTTATCACGAATGAAAAGATTACCGCCATCATAGGAACACAGGCGAGCACGCTCTCAATGGCTGCCACTGTGGTTGCGGAGAAGGCAAAGGTTTTCTATCTCGAGAATGAAGGTATCTCCAGCGGCATTACCAGTCGCGGCTTCAAATATACCTTCAGGTCGACATTTGACAGCGATATGATGGCCTACCAGATGATCGATTTTGCGGCCGACGTTATAGCGCCAGCAATCAAGAAAACGGATAAGAACCTCCGCCTGGCTATTGTCCAGGAGGATGGCGGGTTCGGAACGTCGACAGGAAAGGGGCTGACGGACAGGGCAAAGGCCCGCAACCTCAACGTGGTCACAACCGAGGTCTATAGCGCAAAATCCGTTGATCTTTCCGGTATGGTGATGAAGCTGAAACAGGCAAAACCGGACATAGTTCTGGCCGCCCAGTATATCAACGATTCGATCCTCTTCCACAGGCAGGCGAAGGAATTGAAGTTCAATACGATTGTAATCGGAACAACCGCAGGCCAGGGTAATCCGGACTTCGTGCAGGCCTTCGGCAAGGGTGCTGATGGAGTCATGGCGGGCGGTATACCTTCAGAGATTTCCGTTCAGAGGTTGACAGCGCAACAGAAAAAAGATGCGGACGAATTTGTGAAGCGGTACAAGGACAGCCACAATGGTGAATATCCCAACCCTACTTCTTTCGTGGGCTTTGCGGGTGCGTGGATTCTATACAAATTTATACTTCCCAAAGCCGGGAGTCTCGATGCTGACAAACTGCGCGAGGCCGCGCTCAGCCTCGATATTCCCCGCGGCAAAGGTGTTCTCAACTGGGGAGTGAAGTTTGCCAAGCCTGAAGAAAAGAACGCCGGGCAAAATCTTTACGCATCTGCGGGTCTCAACCAGTGGCAGAACGGCGAGTTAAAATTGATCTATCCGAAAGAGATCGCTTCGGCGGATTTCAAGCTGGTCAAGTAG
- a CDS encoding branched-chain amino acid ABC transporter permease: MDLTLFIQLLISGILLGGVYALASIGLTLIFGVMKVVNFAHGEFFMVAMYLAYWAVQYLHLDPYLATLVAVPVVFLIGIVTYYLFIRPTLSSSVLAQIFITVGLSTIIQNMVLLFWSADFRSISVSYATESLVLGPFAALRVEEIMISPIRLIAFALAILLSVAFYLFLKFSYTGKIIRATAQDRSAALLMGINTDKIYRLTFAIGIVLVGLAGGLVLPVYSVQPFVGFDFVLIMFVVVVLGGMGSVVGAMISGLIIGVVEVFSSYWIGQENKQIIYFLVFIAILVVRPSGLFGLREEEELEHIETID, translated from the coding sequence ATGGACCTGACCCTTTTTATACAATTGCTGATTTCCGGCATCCTCCTGGGAGGGGTCTATGCCCTGGCCAGCATAGGGCTTACCCTGATATTCGGGGTGATGAAGGTCGTCAATTTTGCCCATGGCGAGTTCTTTATGGTCGCTATGTATCTTGCCTACTGGGCGGTCCAGTATCTCCACCTTGACCCCTATCTCGCGACGCTTGTCGCGGTTCCCGTGGTCTTCCTCATAGGCATCGTCACGTACTATCTCTTCATAAGACCGACGTTGTCGTCGTCGGTGCTTGCCCAGATCTTCATCACCGTCGGTCTCTCCACGATTATCCAGAACATGGTGCTTCTCTTCTGGTCTGCCGATTTCAGGAGCATCTCCGTCAGCTATGCAACCGAATCACTCGTGCTTGGACCATTCGCCGCTCTCCGCGTGGAAGAGATCATGATAAGCCCCATTCGCCTCATCGCCTTTGCCCTTGCCATTCTGCTCTCGGTCGCGTTTTACCTTTTTCTCAAATTCTCGTACACAGGCAAAATAATTCGCGCTACAGCACAGGACCGTTCCGCTGCGCTTCTGATGGGCATCAATACGGACAAAATATACAGGCTCACCTTTGCGATCGGGATCGTGCTCGTGGGGTTGGCGGGTGGGCTGGTGCTGCCCGTCTATTCGGTACAACCTTTTGTAGGGTTCGACTTTGTGCTCATCATGTTTGTCGTGGTCGTCCTCGGCGGCATGGGGAGCGTGGTGGGCGCCATGATCAGCGGTTTGATCATCGGCGTGGTGGAAGTCTTTTCCAGCTACTGGATCGGCCAGGAGAACAAGCAGATCATTTACTTCCTCGTATTCATCGCCATCCTGGTAGTACGGCCGTCGGGCCTTTTCGGACTGAGGGAAGAGGAGGAGTTGGAACACATTGAAACCATCGATTGA
- a CDS encoding branched-chain amino acid ABC transporter permease, whose product MKPSIDRQQSSGKTLKAILWIALLLLALLPLFIKNEFYLDALILIFLWGAFAGAWNILAGYAGMMSLGHNAFFGIGAYTSTLLLLHFGLSPWIGMLIGGLFASVIGLILGLVCFRLRSHYFALATLAFGEVGYIVAVNLRSLTGGSEGLALPIQPSPMLFSFAGKLPYVYIGLLFFLVVIGISYAIEHSRLGYYLTAFRENENAARALGVRTGRVRLIAMVLSSFLSAIMGTFYAQYVVFIDPSSVMRIQISVQVALFAIIGGIGTTLGPAIGAMIFVPITMLLRAKMGTSLPGLHMIIYGVILVLVLIYMPQGIASKLKERIPLLKKS is encoded by the coding sequence TTGAAACCATCGATTGACCGGCAACAAAGCAGCGGAAAGACGCTCAAAGCGATCCTCTGGATCGCTCTGCTGCTCCTTGCTCTTCTACCGCTGTTCATCAAGAACGAGTTCTACCTCGATGCACTTATACTGATTTTTCTATGGGGCGCGTTCGCAGGAGCGTGGAACATACTCGCGGGATACGCGGGAATGATGTCTCTCGGACATAACGCCTTCTTCGGGATCGGGGCCTACACTTCAACCCTGCTGCTTCTTCACTTTGGTCTTTCACCATGGATCGGCATGCTTATCGGCGGATTGTTTGCATCGGTCATTGGCCTGATCCTGGGCCTCGTCTGCTTCCGACTGAGGAGTCATTACTTTGCATTGGCGACGCTCGCCTTTGGCGAGGTTGGCTATATTGTCGCTGTAAATTTACGGTCGCTGACCGGCGGATCCGAGGGACTCGCCCTGCCCATTCAGCCCAGTCCGATGCTTTTTTCCTTTGCGGGCAAGCTTCCTTATGTCTATATCGGTCTTCTTTTCTTTCTAGTGGTGATAGGCATTTCTTACGCAATAGAGCACTCACGGCTCGGCTACTACCTCACGGCCTTCAGGGAGAATGAGAACGCTGCCCGTGCGCTCGGTGTGAGAACGGGCCGGGTGCGGCTCATCGCCATGGTGCTCAGCTCCTTTCTCTCGGCAATCATGGGTACGTTTTATGCCCAGTACGTTGTCTTCATCGATCCCAGCAGTGTCATGCGAATTCAGATTTCTGTGCAGGTGGCTCTCTTTGCTATCATCGGCGGTATCGGCACTACGCTAGGTCCTGCCATTGGCGCCATGATATTTGTGCCGATCACCATGCTCCTTCGTGCGAAAATGGGGACCTCCCTGCCGGGCCTTCACATGATCATCTACGGAGTCATCCTCGTGCTTGTGCTTATCTATATGCCGCAAGGCATCGCATCCAAACTGAAGGAGAGAATCCCCTTGTTAAAAAAGTCGTAG
- a CDS encoding ABC transporter ATP-binding protein, whose product MLDVHGISKWFGGNAVISDLSFSIQQGEVVGLIGPNGAGKTTVFNVVSGFYRSRTGYIRFNDMDITRLPPEAICSLGLCRTFQITRPFSNISVTKNVMIGALNREKSVRKAEKRAEEVLEFVGLHDRRHLLGRNLTIADRKRLEIAKGLATSPKLFLLDEVMAGLNPAELQEMIKLIRQVADSGIVLFVIEHIMAVIMGLSHRIIVLNHGEKIAEGEPSQIASDAEVIKAYLGEEYLLAQG is encoded by the coding sequence ATGCTTGACGTGCACGGCATAAGTAAATGGTTCGGCGGCAATGCCGTGATCAGCGATCTCAGCTTCTCTATTCAACAAGGGGAGGTCGTGGGATTAATAGGTCCTAACGGAGCCGGGAAGACCACCGTCTTCAACGTGGTCAGCGGGTTCTACAGGAGCAGAACGGGCTACATCAGGTTCAACGATATGGACATCACCAGACTGCCGCCTGAAGCGATCTGTAGCTTGGGGCTCTGCCGGACCTTTCAGATTACGCGACCCTTCAGCAACATATCCGTAACCAAGAACGTCATGATCGGGGCTCTCAACAGAGAGAAGAGCGTCAGGAAGGCAGAGAAAAGGGCAGAAGAAGTTCTGGAATTCGTCGGACTCCACGATCGAAGACATCTGCTCGGGAGAAACCTGACCATCGCCGACCGAAAGCGGCTGGAGATCGCCAAGGGCCTCGCTACATCTCCTAAGCTTTTCCTCCTCGATGAAGTGATGGCCGGACTTAACCCGGCAGAACTGCAGGAGATGATCAAGCTGATACGACAAGTTGCCGACTCAGGTATTGTCCTCTTCGTCATAGAGCACATCATGGCTGTCATCATGGGACTCTCACACAGGATCATCGTGCTCAACCACGGTGAAAAGATTGCAGAGGGGGAACCCTCACAGATCGCATCGGATGCCGAAGTCATCAAAGCCTATCTCGGGGAGGAATACCTGCTTGCTCAAGGTTAA
- a CDS encoding ABC transporter ATP-binding protein, whose amino-acid sequence MLKVNNLNVYYGDVQVLFDINLEIHEGEFISIVGANAAGKSTLLRSISGLLKKTLGSIVFKGRELVGKPPYGIVESGIVHIPEGRRVFPLLTVRENLEVGAYIRKSDIDLHQSLKELYELFPELYDHREQLAGSLSGGEQQMLAIARGLMARPTLLTVDEPSLGLAPMLVQKTFQLLEQINKDNVTILLSEQNVFNALNMSHRAYVIENGRIVLSGAGKDLIRDEHLKKAYLGI is encoded by the coding sequence TTGCTCAAGGTTAACAACTTGAATGTCTATTATGGCGATGTTCAGGTCCTCTTCGACATCAACCTCGAAATCCATGAAGGAGAGTTCATCTCCATTGTCGGAGCTAATGCGGCCGGCAAGAGTACGCTCCTGCGCTCCATCTCTGGACTCTTGAAAAAGACGTTGGGGTCAATTGTGTTTAAGGGAAGAGAACTGGTAGGAAAGCCTCCCTACGGCATCGTCGAGAGCGGTATCGTGCATATCCCCGAGGGCCGGCGCGTCTTTCCACTTCTGACTGTTCGCGAAAACCTGGAGGTGGGCGCCTATATCCGGAAATCAGACATCGATCTGCACCAGTCATTAAAGGAGCTATACGAACTCTTTCCGGAACTTTACGATCACAGAGAGCAACTCGCCGGTTCGCTGAGCGGCGGCGAACAGCAGATGCTCGCGATCGCCAGGGGGCTCATGGCCCGCCCTACCCTCCTTACCGTTGACGAGCCCTCGTTAGGACTGGCTCCCATGCTGGTACAAAAAACCTTCCAACTCCTGGAGCAGATCAACAAGGACAACGTAACTATCCTTCTTTCGGAACAGAACGTGTTCAACGCCCTCAATATGTCCCATCGAGCTTATGTCATTGAAAACGGACGGATCGTGCTGAGCGGCGCCGGTAAAGATCTGATAAGAGACGAACACCTGAAGAAAGCTTACCTGGGCATATGA
- a CDS encoding reductive dehalogenase: MKILNEPTYKKFITGPIERFDDRRGGFSRGRNDAGGSKYDKMHDRSVENIRKNVKGKTILDHGLWVAGRTVDYVMRRTQYGREIAAQFNREFKTENMTAAQLTRIIKRVARWLGADLVGIAKLNRSWVYSHWGDQNAYYSGAAKAGDPIEIPEACQYVIVLIQEMGYEMVKRSPAVEADTDLIYAKMGFTSCSLATYISEIGYRAIPSVNELGIDIAFAVDAGLGEMGRMGLLMTREFGPRCRIGKVFTDLPLEVDPPIDIGIQSFCEKCERCAEHCPSGALKSGARTDEPWDESNSRGMLKWPVHAMKCLDWWAKNGSHCSVCVRVCPWNKPNTVFHRAVKFFAERDILTRFMVSMDARMGYGKQSIDFFD, encoded by the coding sequence ATGAAGATTCTGAATGAACCGACATACAAGAAGTTCATCACCGGCCCGATCGAACGGTTCGACGATCGCAGAGGAGGGTTCAGCCGTGGCCGCAATGACGCCGGCGGTAGCAAGTACGACAAGATGCACGACAGAAGCGTGGAAAACATCAGGAAGAATGTAAAAGGAAAAACTATTCTCGATCATGGTCTCTGGGTTGCAGGCCGCACGGTAGATTATGTCATGCGGCGCACCCAGTACGGGAGAGAGATCGCAGCGCAGTTCAACCGCGAATTCAAAACGGAAAACATGACGGCGGCCCAGCTTACGCGAATCATCAAGAGGGTGGCGCGCTGGCTGGGTGCGGACCTGGTGGGCATTGCAAAGCTGAACCGGTCCTGGGTCTACAGTCATTGGGGAGACCAGAACGCCTACTACTCGGGCGCGGCAAAAGCCGGGGACCCGATCGAAATCCCTGAAGCCTGTCAGTACGTCATTGTGCTTATCCAGGAGATGGGCTATGAGATGGTGAAACGCTCTCCTGCGGTCGAGGCAGACACTGACCTGATATATGCGAAGATGGGCTTCACCTCCTGCTCCCTTGCGACCTACATCAGTGAAATAGGTTATCGCGCGATTCCATCGGTCAATGAACTGGGTATAGACATTGCTTTTGCCGTTGATGCGGGACTGGGCGAGATGGGACGAATGGGATTACTTATGACGCGGGAGTTCGGGCCGCGTTGCAGGATCGGAAAAGTCTTCACCGATCTTCCGTTGGAAGTCGATCCACCCATCGACATCGGTATCCAGTCGTTTTGCGAGAAATGCGAAAGATGTGCCGAACATTGCCCGAGCGGCGCGCTCAAGTCAGGAGCGCGTACTGATGAACCCTGGGACGAATCGAATAGCCGCGGTATGCTGAAGTGGCCTGTCCATGCCATGAAATGCCTCGACTGGTGGGCAAAGAATGGATCGCACTGTTCGGTCTGCGTCCGTGTCTGCCCGTGGAATAAGCCGAATACGGTCTTTCACCGTGCAGTCAAGTTCTTTGCAGAGAGAGACATACTGACCAGGTTTATGGTATCCATGGATGCGCGAATGGGCTACGGGAAACAATCGATTGATTTTTTCGACTGA
- a CDS encoding pyridoxal phosphate-dependent aminotransferase yields the protein MEDRSAYKSVGREEDLRGISKRVAQITVSAIKQMPVLASKVPGAVSLGQGIPSFGTPAFVTDAVIRALREDERIGKYSLQPGMPELKAEIATHLHRTRGISVDPEKELFISCGSMEALAGAISALVDRGDEVIVPSPNYASHIEQILFAEGVPVFVPLLEEEGWRIDIAGMKKAVTPRTKAILICNPMNPTGAAFSSEEIRGIAELAIEQDLFVITDEAYDFLVYSPLRHTSLTAIPELKERLIAAFSFSKMYCMTGWRVGYMYAASRFIDQVLKVHDAFAICAPTVSQYAALAALRATNGHDGEGDRFIQELVAALDARRHLACARLDRLSSLFSYQKPQGAYYVFPRIVPGSLKSMDLALRLLYEAKVISVPGNGFGPSGEGHIRFSFGGTEEEISEAFNRIENWLAGANF from the coding sequence ATGGAAGATCGATCGGCATACAAGAGTGTGGGCAGAGAGGAGGATCTGCGCGGCATCTCGAAGCGGGTCGCGCAGATCACCGTCTCTGCCATCAAGCAGATGCCCGTGCTGGCAAGCAAGGTGCCCGGCGCTGTTTCTCTCGGTCAGGGAATCCCCTCTTTCGGCACGCCTGCTTTCGTGACAGATGCGGTAATACGGGCATTGCGCGAAGATGAAAGGATCGGCAAGTACTCGCTGCAGCCCGGTATGCCGGAGCTCAAAGCAGAGATCGCCACGCATCTTCACCGGACCAGGGGCATATCGGTCGATCCTGAAAAGGAGCTATTCATAAGCTGCGGCTCGATGGAGGCACTCGCAGGGGCCATCAGCGCGCTGGTAGACCGGGGAGACGAAGTGATCGTCCCTTCGCCCAACTACGCTTCGCACATCGAGCAGATCCTTTTTGCCGAGGGCGTGCCTGTGTTCGTTCCCCTGCTCGAAGAGGAAGGATGGAGGATCGATATCGCCGGGATGAAAAAGGCTGTGACACCGCGCACCAAAGCCATCCTCATCTGCAACCCCATGAACCCAACGGGCGCTGCCTTTTCCTCCGAAGAGATCAGGGGTATCGCCGAGCTTGCGATAGAGCAGGATCTCTTTGTTATCACTGACGAGGCGTATGATTTCCTCGTCTACTCCCCCCTGCGCCACACCAGCCTCACAGCAATACCCGAATTAAAGGAACGCCTGATTGCTGCCTTCAGCTTCTCAAAGATGTACTGTATGACCGGCTGGCGCGTTGGCTACATGTATGCTGCTTCTCGGTTCATCGACCAGGTGCTCAAAGTTCACGATGCGTTTGCGATTTGTGCTCCGACTGTTTCGCAGTATGCCGCGCTGGCTGCTCTCAGGGCCACAAACGGGCACGATGGCGAGGGAGACAGGTTCATTCAAGAGCTCGTCGCCGCACTGGACGCGCGCAGACACCTGGCTTGCGCCCGACTGGACAGGCTTTCTTCTCTTTTCTCCTACCAGAAGCCGCAGGGTGCGTACTATGTTTTCCCAAGGATCGTACCCGGGAGCCTGAAATCCATGGACCTCGCACTCCGCCTGCTTTACGAGGCAAAGGTAATCAGTGTTCCCGGCAACGGCTTCGGCCCATCCGGCGAAGGCCACATCCGCTTCTCCTTCGGCGGGACCGAAGAGGAGATCAGCGAAGCGTTTAACCGGATAGAGAACTGGTTGGCTGGCGCGAACTTCTGA
- a CDS encoding MFS transporter — protein MPETGTSSVRVPYGYFIVIACFLIEGCGIGAYVAFSVFFKPLLKDFGWSRATISGASSLAYLLMGLIGIVAGSLNDRFGPRIVMALTGIICGIGYFLLSQIQSSWELYVLYGLLVGTGLSSADVIPLTVTARWFLRRRGMMTGIIKVGTGSGQLVMPLLAGALIMAYGWRAAFVGFGIVVAVVLIGAGQFLRRDPGVKGNVLDGAGAHARMAEGAREDGLSLREAVRTPQFWLFCIITFLVMNCLLTILMHVVPHASDIGLDPIKAAGVVSTVGGVSMLGRLLTGFLIDRIGTRKSMTICFILLIAAFLWLQVAHNAWMLYLFAAVYGVAHGSFFTLISPTVARLFGISSHGVLVGIILFSGNFGGAIGPVLAGYVFDLTNSYQLVFLLLAAVCGVALLLTPLLKPAVQKA, from the coding sequence ATGCCTGAAACGGGCACGTCATCGGTGCGTGTACCCTATGGTTACTTCATTGTTATTGCCTGCTTTCTTATAGAAGGCTGCGGCATCGGGGCGTACGTTGCATTCAGCGTCTTCTTCAAGCCGCTGCTCAAAGACTTCGGTTGGTCGCGTGCTACCATTTCGGGTGCAAGCTCTCTCGCGTATCTTTTGATGGGATTGATCGGTATTGTTGCGGGAAGCCTTAATGACAGGTTCGGCCCGCGCATTGTTATGGCACTTACCGGTATCATCTGCGGCATAGGCTATTTCCTGCTCTCGCAGATCCAGTCGAGCTGGGAGCTTTACGTGCTCTATGGCCTCCTGGTGGGCACAGGTCTCAGCTCTGCCGATGTGATTCCGCTGACCGTCACCGCGCGATGGTTTCTGCGGCGCCGGGGAATGATGACGGGCATCATCAAGGTAGGGACCGGCAGCGGTCAACTCGTCATGCCATTGTTGGCTGGCGCATTGATCATGGCGTACGGCTGGCGCGCTGCATTCGTCGGCTTTGGCATTGTGGTAGCAGTGGTTCTCATCGGCGCCGGTCAGTTCCTGCGAAGGGATCCCGGTGTCAAGGGGAATGTGCTGGATGGGGCAGGCGCTCATGCTCGCATGGCTGAGGGCGCACGTGAGGATGGGCTCTCGTTGCGTGAAGCTGTCCGAACGCCACAGTTCTGGCTATTCTGCATCATCACCTTTCTTGTGATGAACTGCCTGCTCACGATTCTGATGCATGTGGTCCCCCATGCAAGCGATATCGGTCTCGATCCGATCAAAGCCGCAGGAGTCGTATCGACAGTCGGAGGGGTAAGCATGCTCGGGCGTCTTCTCACGGGCTTTCTGATCGACAGGATAGGCACGAGAAAATCGATGACCATCTGCTTTATTCTGCTGATAGCCGCTTTTCTCTGGCTGCAGGTTGCACACAATGCCTGGATGCTCTATCTGTTCGCTGCGGTCTATGGCGTGGCCCACGGCTCCTTCTTCACCCTTATCTCACCCACGGTTGCTCGTCTATTCGGCATCAGTTCCCACGGGGTACTCGTCGGCATCATCCTGTTCAGTGGAAACTTCGGAGGGGCGATAGGCCCTGTGCTGGCCGGCTACGTTTTTGATTTGACGAACAGTTATCAGCTGGTCTTTCTACTGCTCGCCGCAGTTTGTGGTGTTGCGTTGCTGCTCACGCCCCTGTTGAAGCCGGCAGTTCAAAAGGCATGA
- a CDS encoding alpha/beta fold hydrolase, whose protein sequence is MADSRGMTGRIVTGFDKSLELMDRPEITYRLFFPRREELDEPRPHNGTAHAIVVAKGISIGCMFYPAGKDGPNILYFHGNGEIAADYDYVAPLYKRHDLNLFVADYRGYGTSDGSPCCSAMIRDAFPLFEGFVAFLRNGGYGGALFVMGRSLGSAPAIEVAYRYQDRLSGLIVESGFASQRKQLERLGVIHLFAGIEEVVGFGNDVKIQQVHIPTLIIHGEEDEIIPVSEGRALYALSGAERKRSFLVSDAGHNDLLERAGADYMRTIVTFTQGCQGEPFPARTMNDA, encoded by the coding sequence GTGGCAGACTCAAGGGGAATGACGGGAAGGATAGTGACTGGATTCGATAAGTCTCTTGAACTGATGGATCGACCGGAGATCACCTACAGGTTGTTCTTCCCCCGCCGGGAAGAACTCGACGAGCCCAGGCCTCATAATGGAACCGCTCATGCCATTGTGGTTGCAAAGGGCATTTCCATCGGGTGCATGTTTTATCCCGCAGGCAAGGACGGGCCCAACATCCTCTATTTTCATGGGAATGGCGAGATCGCTGCGGATTACGATTACGTTGCGCCGCTCTACAAGCGACACGACTTAAACCTGTTCGTTGCCGACTATCGTGGATACGGCACAAGCGACGGAAGCCCCTGCTGCAGCGCAATGATAAGGGATGCTTTTCCTCTATTTGAGGGATTCGTTGCATTCCTCCGTAATGGCGGATATGGAGGCGCCCTGTTTGTAATGGGTCGCTCCCTGGGCAGTGCTCCCGCGATCGAGGTGGCCTACCGCTATCAGGATAGGCTTTCAGGGCTTATCGTGGAGAGCGGCTTTGCAAGCCAGCGGAAGCAGCTGGAACGGCTGGGCGTCATACATCTCTTTGCAGGAATAGAGGAAGTGGTGGGATTCGGCAACGACGTGAAGATTCAGCAGGTGCACATACCAACGCTGATCATTCATGGGGAAGAGGACGAAATTATACCGGTATCCGAGGGGAGGGCGCTCTATGCGCTCTCAGGAGCCGAACGCAAGCGGTCTTTCCTCGTCAGCGATGCCGGTCACAACGATTTACTGGAGAGAGCAGGAGCAGACTACATGCGAACGATAGTCACCTTCACGCAGGGCTGCCAGGGCGAACCATTTCCTGCGCGGACTATGAACGATGCCTGA